In the Scylla paramamosain isolate STU-SP2022 unplaced genomic scaffold, ASM3559412v1 Contig11, whole genome shotgun sequence genome, one interval contains:
- the LOC135097061 gene encoding uncharacterized protein LOC135097061 — protein MQCESCPLTLNSWCHRHRYFSHSTLRQQKYAELYSTINVGEQPLKLLKLSGTRWLAIAPCITRILEQYDELKLHFEISKDEEEKNYTADLLYQMYSDPANKLYLAFLQPVVSQVNRVNKLFKSDRCNANRLLEDLMSLYKSILQRLMMPRTFCTWRAVADYDVNDERNHLPLEAVDFGVKFYIELGQSRLDSGIVHTVKKHGRDFLMKLLQELQQRLPSNINHLQSLDALTPETVLGVRKPRLQELSFLPKYSGDIGKLDGQWQRLATVSWPKDVINDSEKFWLTVHSHQDASGERDFKEVGQFALSMLSLPISNASVERVFSQMNLIKNKLRNRMRPRSQKPPDTLGAA, from the exons ATGCAATGCGAAAGTTGCCCTCTCACCTTGAATTCATGGTGTCACAGACATAGATATTTTTCACACAGCACGCTTCGTCAACAAAAGTATGCAGAACTCTATTCTACAATCAACGTGGGAGAACAACCACTGAAGTTGCTGAAGTTGTCAGGGACGCGATGGCTGGCTATTGCACCATGTATAACAAGGATTCTGGAGCAGTATGATGAGCTGAAACTCCATTTTGAG ATATccaaagatgaggaggagaagaactacACTGCCGATTTGTTGTACCAGATGTACTCAGATCCTGCCAACAAGTTGTACTTGGCTTTTCTGCAGCCTGTGGTGTCCCAGGTCAACCGGGTTAACAAATTGTTTAAGTCAGACCGGTGCAATGCCAACAGACTCCTGGAAGATTTGATGTCCCTCTACAAGTCCATTCTCCAGCGACTCATGATGCCGCGAACTTTCTGCACGTGGAGAGCTGTGGCAGATTATGAT gTGAACGACGAACGGAACCATCTGCCGCTGGAAGCTGTGGACTTCGGTGTGAAGTTCTACATCGAACTGGGTCAGAGCAGGTTGGACAGCGGAATTGTTCACACCGTTAAGAAGCACGGGCGTGACTTCCTGATGAAGCTTCTTCAGGAGCTGCAGCAAAGGCTTCCATCAAATATTAACCATCTCCAGAGCTTGGATGCCCTGACCCCAGAAACCGTTCTCGGAGTGAGGAAACCAAGACTGCAGGAGCTGTCTTTCTTACCAAAATATTCGGGGGATATTGGTAAGCTCGACGGGCAGTGGCAAAGACTTGCAACTGTCAGCTGGCCAAAAGATGTGATAAACGACTCCGAAAAGTTTTGGTTAACTGTTCACAGCCACCAGGACGCCTCAGGGGAGCGGGATTTTAAGGAGGTAGGGCAGTTTGCTCTGTCCATGCTTTCGCTGCCCATTAGCAATGCCTCTGTTGAACGggttttttcccaaatgaactTGATAAAGAATAAACTTAGGAACAGGATGCGTCCCCGCTCCCAGAAGCCGCCTGACACTCTGGGAGCCGCCTGA